The genomic segment CTTCCTTCCTTCCCGCAGACTTGCCACTAAGGTGGCCGTCGCCGGAGGAGCGGTCTATGTGGCGTATGACTCCGGGCTTCTCGGGGGCGGTGAAGAGGGTGCGGTCGCTCTGAGCAAAGCTACAGCAGCTATTCCTCCTGCAGTGAATGAATGGGCCAAGTACTTTGGTTTTGAGGTAAAGTATACTTTAAATCATTTTGGAAACCCTTACACTGTAGAGTAGCTTGCTGTGGCAGCCTTGATGGCTCCTACCTTGAAAAGGTCACAGGTTCGTTTACTTCTCAGCGTGCAGGGTTGTCAGAACATTTAAGCTCAAAAGCAGTATATGCTTGTCATATCTACaaaattcatatttaacagcttttaatttaacattaagattttcttaaaaatgcaaaattacTGCTTACTGCTTtacttttgtttcagtttcctGCAGCACCCAAAGTTGAGTTCTCCCCTGTCGATGCGTGGAACTCAGGTAAACCTTTGTGGTCAACAGAATGTGTGATGTACCTTATgctgtttaatattaattatgtaataaactATGCAAGACTTACTTCTAAAACCTTTCAAACATCTTTCACACAGGAGTGAAGAAGTCTATCCATGCTCTATCAGTTGCTCCAACTGTACTATGTGACTACACTAGTCAAGGCTTGCAGTACCTTAAAGACCTAACCAAATGAACACTGTCACATTTAGCCAACAATGAAGCTGCATCTATGGTTCCAGTGGATAAATTTGATATCTAATGGTGTACAGTTTGCTTCACACGGAACTAGTTTCCCACATGTACAAGTCCCTGACTGGCAAGCTAAATTCAAGGGACTGCAGGATTGAAAACTGAAGACATTACACGTGCTGTAAGTTGCAAGGGATTTTGTTTATGTTCTCCCGTTTGTGTTGGTGTTACAAAACCAGATACCTGTTCTAAAGGTATTGATTGccaagtaaaataaatatgtcGATAAGCATATATTTGTGAACATGGCATAAggttatgttattttatttatcatttatagttttttcctTCCCTGTTCTTGATGGGCAAATTCACACTGAAAACTTAATTTGATATGTATCTAATTCCACTGCTTtattcaaagtaaaataaatcaagACTGTTTGACAGGTGTAATTTCTATGTTAATACTAAAATCTAAAGCATTCTTTAGTTTGACCCTGCAACGTGTTGTATAAAATGTGCTAGGATATAGTATTGCAGAAATTCTACAACATAAATGGCGCTTATTTACAAGAGGCAGCCACTTGTGCACAAGTGGTGAGTTGCAACATGCCTATTTGGGGACCACAGGTTGTAACCTCTTTTTGTTCACAGAGCAGGTGTTGGCTGAATACTGTTCATAAATGGATATTATAAGGTGTTTAGTTGTGTGATTTGCCTCCTTTAGGCATCAGAATAATGTGCCATTATGTACCAGAATAATGTGCCATTATTCTACAAGCTCTTGTTCACACTGCAAGAATGTTGAATCATGCTTGCAGAGGTGCACTGAGTCAAGATGGATAAGTATTAACCCGCAGTCCTATTGGAGTTAAAGCAGACTGTTATCACCACACTAGTTTTAATTAGCGTGCCTATGGAGAAGTTTTTGCTGGTGTTACTCCATAATTAGTGTCATTTGTAAATGCGTTGTTATTCATCACTGGTTTCTTCTGTTCTCAACCAGTGTAGACTTAACAGAAGCCAGACTGTGTCAGATAAAACCAGATTATGTAAACACTCCATCATTAATAACTGAATTTTACTTTGTGATTTGACATTATTTCTGAATATAAAAATGGCCCCAAAATACTTAAGTCTCATCTGGTCTTAGTCTTTGTAGTTGTCTGAGATATAGGATAGGCAGTCCTAATGTTTTAGACGCTTGCGTATGtgcattataaaatgttatcaaAGAAGTGTGGCAGTAGCATTACCATGCTTATGACTAGTGTCCTTTGTAGCTATCTAGTATCAAGTCTTCCTATTAGAGCTCATGTGGCcctgtgcgtgcacgtgtgtgataTAATCCTACATGAAAGCAGTGCTCAAAGGTCAAGTGCTTTGTTTCAGCCATCACAGGCATTGTATAAACATTTGTGATGATATACACTATGTGGACATCCCTTGTTGGTTTTTAATTCAGTAGTTTCAGCCACACACAGTCTTAATAGGTGTATGTAGTAAAGGACATAGTCATGCAAGCTGCATAGACAAACACTGGCAGTAAAATGGGTCACTCTACTGAAGAGCTCAGTAGTTTTAATTGCATCTTTGTCACAAGTCAATTTGTGAAACGTTTGCACATGCTGCTATTGCAGAATGAAAGTCTGTTTGCAAAACAATGACTCAGCCACAAAGCAGCAGACAGCATAAACTCACAGGGGGGAGATGAGTGCAGCACCGTGCACCATGAAAAAATGGCTTATCTGTTGCATCACTTTGAGTTTCAAATTACCCCCGGAAGCAACATTACAAGAACTGTCAGGAGTCTCATATAACGGGCTTCCATGGCCAAGAAGCTGCACAATGCCAAGCTTCTGCTGGAGTGGGGTAAATCATACCGTCACTAAACCATCTCTGGAGCGATGAGGCATACTTCACAATCTGGTAGTCTGCTGGACAGTCTGGGTTGGGTAAATGGCGGAGACTGATATCAGCAAAGGGTAATGCTACAGCATACAAAGATATTTTCAAATAATTCCCACTTTGTTGCAGCAGCCTGGGAAAGGACATTTCCTGTAACAGTGTTAGTGTACCCCTGAATGAAGCAAGTACCACAAAGACATGGTTTGACATGGTGTGTAGGAACTCCAGCAGCCTTTATCTCAACCCCATTGAGATGAACTGGGAAGTTGATTGCAAGCCAGGCTTTCTTGTCCAACGTCAGTGCtggacctcacaaatgctcttttgattTGAATGGGCACAAGGTCTCACATGCACCCTCCAAAATCTTGTGGAAATCCATTCCAGAGAGGAGGCTGGACAAACGTGGAGCCTACTTCATATTAATGCACATGGTTTTGGAATGGGATGTCCAACAAGCTCATATAGCACGTGGTTTGTACGTCTAACCATATAGTGTAGATTAATTTTCTTCATagtagttgttttgttttggggttagTGTGTTCTGCAGTAAGGGAAAGCCTGTGCTGTGCACATTTAATAGCCTTTCTCATACTCATAAAAGCAGCAAAAGTGATTCATGTGGTGATATGGTGTGTTTATTGTGGGTTTCTTTCACAATTCCGAAGTATTGTTTTAAGTTTCGGTTTCCATCAGGCTGCATAAGATGACTGAGTAAATTGAATTTGATCAATGTTGAATTTTCATTAAGCCTGACCATATTATTAATAATCTACATTAAATTGATGTTCTTGATATACTTGTAACACAATATTACTCTCCCTCTACTACGTTTTCAGTACCGGAGAGGATTCTGACTGAATATTTCTACCTTTACGACAAACTCAAAGAACTGACATGTTTTGATTGTGTACCTTTATTTTGGACttatacatttgtaaacaacAATGACATAAAATTAGGCAAAGCAACACGAAGGGAAAACCCCTTAAACTCTTTGcccaataatttttttaatccagTCTCTGTACTTTGAAATCTCAGTATAGACGTTTGGCAGATTTGGATAGTCACAATTTCGCTTAAAGTTGAAGGAGACGATGCCCACTGCTACATTATTACACACCAGCGGCCCACCAGAGTCTCCCTGCAAGGAAATGAGGGATATCAGAGGAAAAATAGAATCAGTTTCATGGCCTGGTGCTTGAAAGTGTTGCAGGAGAACATTGTATCACCTGTTGAGGAGAAATATCGTGGGTTTATCACTCTACCTGGCATGCTCCGCTTTTGGTTTTGTAACCACCTGCACACAGTGCTGCGGCTGGGAGTTCAACATTCATGTCTCTCCACTTCTTCTGGCAGAGTTTTAAATCTACAGTCCGCACGTCAGTCATGCGAAGGTCATCCACTGTGTTTTGAGTTTCTGTTTTGCCCCATCCTGCAATCAGACACTTTGTGTTGGCTTTGACTTGTTTGTCCTTGCTCGGGATTTGGATGATCTTCACGTTTTTATTCCTTGCGATGGTCTTGGAAAGCTTGAAGTGTTTGTGATGGAAAGAACACACATTCTCAGATTTCTGCTGTGCTACTGATTGAGTATATTCTTAATGTACTGACTTTAAGAGCAAAACCATACCTTTAGAAGCATAATGTCCCCACCAGTTTTGGGATTATCATATGATGGGTATATGTAGCTCTTCTTCACTGTATATCTTTGCAGATTTTCAGCCAGCGCTTTTATGTTTTTAGCACCGAGGACCACGCTCATGTTGCCACTTTCCATTTCAGAGTAAAAGGAGCATTTCATGATTAGCAAAAATCAAAGAGCAACACAATCCTGCTTACCAACAGAAGGAGAATGCCTACCTCTTGTTACAGTGGGCAGCAGTAAGGACATGGCGGGAGTCGATGACAAATCCTCCGCAAATGTGTTTCCTGTTGAGCTGCACCGATGCCATGAACTGCAGTGTGTTCTTCTTGGCTTTTACCCCATGAATGATACTCCCGCCATACGTGGCTGAAGAAAGAAGTGTTCAGTCAAGCCTGCTTCTGCCAGAAACTGCCCAGAGTATATTTCAGCCTTAAGCTGCGGACCGAGGGCTTACCGTTATATGCGAGGGAGCTCAGAGCGGCAGCTAGCAGAAGTCTGTGCATTGCTCTCATCTTGCCAGTAAAACAGATTCAGAGACCACCCTGGTTAGTTATATATGCTTCAGGACCTGCTCATTGTGGTTTTCACTTTTAAGCAATGATGCACCCACCTCTTTTTCACAAAGGGCACAGTGCATGCGAACCCTGACAGTGGATACTGGTCTATTATCACTCAAAccaacaacagtaacaattGTAACACTCCAGAATGTATAAAATGGCACTTATGCACTGTGTTATTCTATATTAGCGGAGCAAAAGTAACGTATGTTCTGTGCTGCATTTTATGTCTTCAAAAGTTTCCACACCTTCCAGAAAGTGTGCATGATTTAATTGGATAACTGAAtaggaccaaaaaaaaaaaaaaaatcccaacaaaaaaaaaagtgaagtcATGAAAGAATTCACCTATCAGTCATACTAGATACACCTGCTTATTGTGATGAAGGTATGGTCACCTTTTCCTTTTGCCAACTTGTGTCTTTTGTCGTTAATCATTGACGGTTGAAATCACATGTGGAAGTAGTGGTGTGGGGGACGGGATGGGCCCAGGTGAACCGGCAGGTGATTCGGTTGGATTGTACCTGTGTATGATTATCAGAAGCTTGTTTATTTCAGCTTCTCCTTCAGCAGCTCACTGAATATTGAATGAGAGACAcctggtgggtttttttttttttgtttttttggggggggaatAATTTTACCTCTGTATCCCGCATCCTGTCTCCCTGCTGACCATAAGATCTACTCCAATATGTGTCtgcatatatatgtttttaccAGGATGTCATAAATGCATCTGGAAATACCACAAGCATTCACAAATTTACAAAAGAATGCTTTTTCAGTGATGTTCCATAAAATTAAACTTCTATAAGCAAATAGGCGCATGCCTAACAGTTGACTGTATAAGGAGTTCATAggcctatttttaaaattattattatattttattcttctgtacattttttttgtgtggggTATATATTATGGCTAAACttcaattaaattattttcaactACGGCTTGAAAAGTGTATCTTTTATTGCATCTACAATATCATTATTACAGCTGTGTCATTCTCATGCAAAAAGCCGTTACTACTGATTCACTGAGGCCAGTTTTCTGCACAGCGCTGAGTAATATTTTCCTACCACACTCTTTTTGCTCAGTGACGGAGGCTTACCGTAAACATCTCGCCTCTGCTAAGACACTCAAACCCTAGACCACCAACAGGGAAAGAAGCAGTCCTGTAATGCAAAGGCCTGACTGAACCACATGCTTCTTTTATCAAGCATAAGCAGCCACTCTTCAAGAGAGGAACCTTTTCTGATGTCATGACATGTTAAAAAAGCAAAGTTAATATGGTCTCAGTCAAGAAATGCATGCAATTTTGTACAAATAGCATGTTAAGTGTTTTAAGGCTCTTTCCAATTTAGTCTGGGACAACCCTTAATGAAATTGGCCTCTGGTATAGTTACTTCTAAAATTTGCACAGCAGAAGATGGAGGTCAGagaaaatgtttagaaaatacCTAGTCGGGGTAATGCTAAACTGACTccaacacacacttttttatatttagaaaaatGACTACAACAAATGCCGgataatgcaaaaatatttattaagtgctcaatttatgctttttaaaagaGCTTTAATCCAAGGCAGAAATTTGGAAATCTGGGTGTAGACATTCAACCTGGACTGGGCTGTACACTTTCCTATATAGAAAGAAACGATGCCAACTGCAGTATTCTTACACACCAAAGGACCCCCAGAGTCTCCCTGTAAAACAACGCGTACATGTTACAGCCATGTTCCTTCTCTCGTACAGCCTATGCGTGAAGTATTCTTTGCATGTGAAACTTTAGGTAAGGTACACTGATGCTTGAGTAATATTATCTCAGACCTGACAAAATCCTTCAGGACCTCCAGCACACAGCATGCTGGAGGATGGGCGGGTCCATTGCTGACATATCTTTTTGTCAAGGACGCTGACATTTGCCTCCAGCAGACATACACTGACAGGGCCCTTGTCTGCTTGTCTCCCCCAGCCAGCCACACTGCACGCCTTGGCCTTGACAGCTGCCTCTTTCTTTGGTATGGAGATCCAGTTgactctcttgctctttttagcttttttgtttAGCTGTGGTAACACTGACTTGattaatgattcatatataatcatttgGTGATTGTTTAATTATCTGTATAATCACATTTCAGATAACAATTGTTCTACTTACTATTgcaacatatatgtatatatatcacacacacacacacactatatatatatatatatatatatatatatatatatatatatatgtagggGTGGGATTTTAAcgcgttaatttcgattaattaattacaggaaaaataacgaattaaaaaatttaacgcattttaatcacacttttgcaccgtggaacgtttctcagtgcacgagttccaggcatacagattatattgacaCACAATGTGACGAGCATGATGGAGACGATGAAAGAGGCtacgctggtggatgggaaatttaaatacaagaaccttccagatggaagtacaaacaaaaatgttgttatttgcacttttgCTCCTgcttatcacaggagcacttccacccttcGTTACCACCTCAACGCAAAACATGTTGGGGCATGCgcgcaggtcagtaatgttaacttagctgctaaatgtgatagttttcctagtacgagcaaacggtgtcgccagtcaacactcgaccacatgtcggggttcacattcggaaacaaaatgtcaaagtctacgtcagacaaattgaccaattcactggcgagaaggattgctgtggactgtagaccgcgctctgtggtcgaagataaagggttacaagagacgctgcaaattgcgtcagctgatgcaagttacgaactgccgtccagaaagaCGATATcgaaaaaaatccagcagctgtatgatgaGGAACGGGAAGTAAAACGGGTTATTGTGAAGATtaattcgattaattaattacaaatcttctaattaattagattaatttttttaatcgagtcccacccctaatatatatatatatatatatatatatatatatatatatatatatatatatatattgtgtgtgtgtgttatttaaacTGGCAACACACTTCAGTAAGATCTGACAATTTCAGGTTTATCTGACTTACAATATGATCAGAATTTCAGTCATATTGTGAGCCAGTAGCATCACTTTTAAAGCACACAGTGTTCTACCATAACGTCTGTGCAACAGGATGGCTTAATAGTAACTGGATGTAGATAGCTACTGCAAACGTTcacaattttaataaatgacTCATACTTTTACATACTTAACAGAGCCAGAAGAATACTCTTATGTTGGGTGGTTTACCTGTAGCAGCATGATGTCACCGGAAAGCGTGTTTGAGTTGTACATTGGATGGACATGGTAGAACTTGACTGTCATATGGACCAGAGCAGGGTCTTTCTTGGACAAATCATGAGCACCAAGCACGACCGTTAGCTTCTTCTCCCTGTTCGAAAAAGCATGTGAGTAACGGAACTCCTTCTCAGTATATGACATCTTTATGCACATGCAATCTATTCCTGAGATAGCATGAAGTATGCTTTGTAGTACGTTTGTGAAACGCCACATCATAAGTATCCATGACTAATTCAGTGACTGTTCAATTAGAATTGACATTAGCAATCCTGTCATTTCGAAAGTAGCCCCGCTGAGACCCCTTTCTCGGAAATCACTGGTCTGTCCATTACAGACTCTTGATGAGAGAAGTGCTTACCCTTTCCAGCAGTGTGCAGCTGTCATGACGAAGTGTTCAGACACGAGGAAGCCACCGCAGATGTGTTGCCCATCTTTTTGAACAGAAACCATGTAGGGTCTGGAGTGGGGTTTAGCCTCTGTGCCGTTCACTATGCCCACGTCCAAATACGCTGTTCCAAATGGAAGACGGATGAAAGGAAAGCAATGGTTCTTATTTTCTACTGTAGTAACACTTTTGAGCGTTTACTAGAAAATAATACTGTTCAGTAAAAAACTCAGTAAAATGACATATTCCCGAACATTGAATGACATTGTTGAAAGTCAGACtgtcaaaacacagagaaagtggaaaattgttatttcattaacaaataaataggAATATTTAACcttgatttatttaattctcTATTCTGCATTTATCTATAACAGATTTTGCATGTCCAATGTCCTCAAAGCTTCCATATATTAGTACTTTCTATATAAGCTtaactttttccattttttccccctaattCCTACCATTTCTATAACCCAAATTCAGTCGCATATGATATGTGGGACCGACGGTTTCCAAGAACGTGTCAGTGAGATCAGATCAACCTTACCAGAGAGTGCCAGGTATGGTGACAGAGCAGCCAGCAACAGCTGGGTCATAACAGCCATGGCGGAACAGGGGTAGAGGTTCTTCTCTTTAGAGTGGAAGGGGGTTAAGCTCAACACAGTCAAGCCTGGTCCTCATATAGTGGGAAGGTGTTGCTGTCACTGCAGAAATTGAGGTCTTGGGGTCTTTTGCACAGGAGGACTCATTTCCTTTCATTGTTCTGCAGAAGTAGAAATTATGACGAGTTAAATGGCTCAGGACCAGTGGCTACTGAGAAAGACGGAGAACgaataaatatgattaattagatatagatatctgtAAATTGTTTTGTTAAGTTTTGTTCATAGCAGGTGCTGTGCTTTGAGTGGTGATTGTTGTTGTGATAGCTGCCAAAAGTGCAGTGTCTCTAGATTTCATACACATTCTCATTCCAACCACATGTGATTGATAGAGACCAGGGttattgtcttgttttgttcCCAAGGTCCAGCATGACACCTTgggttatttgttttataatggGAATGAACAAGGCCAAAGATTAGGCTATCATTTGCCCAATGCATATTCATTAAGTAAACCAAAACTGACCAGACAGCAAAATAACATGCAGTagtatattttttactttatttcattGCCCAGGACCGTGAGGACAGCAAGAATCAAAGTGcccaaaatatacacacactcagcacgATATGCACATACAGCAAAGAACACCGCAGTAAACGGTTGATGAGCCTGGTGATGAATAGCCACAAATTAGAAAACCACCATCCTCCCAGTTCCAGAAAGGGGGCCCCTGCAGTGGTTGAAgtttagagacagagaaaaagatcaATTACCACTTTGACTGCCTGTCATTTTGAGATTGAAGACTGAAACAGAAACtagtttaatgtttgtttattgtttgtttatttatttatcagagaCAATGCACATTCATAAGTTTAATGTTTACTgacaaatgtcagtgtttacaaTAGGACATAACTAGACTAGACAGGTGCTTACTACAAGACATGGCTAGACAGTATGGAACAACGGTTGGTTGTTGTTACCATATGTCCTTTCACAGTACACAGATACTGCTGAGTGTATAGTGTTCCCTACCAACAGTGCTGCTTGGCCTGATATATTTTACAGTTGTATTCTTTACATGAACtaattttaactatttttaactatttttCTTATGTATTTGCACATGATGCATTAATGgcaagattttttaaatgacagaacACAAGGTTTACTAATACATTATTTCAAAAAATTGcaataaacaaatttttttaaaaatgccacaaAGATCCTCCAAAGGCATACTgcaagaaacatgaaaatgaaaaattattagtataaaattattattattattattgtagtttgATTTCATATATTAAAGAGTATGAGAAATAGGAgcagctctgctgtgtgtgacacttCCCATGGAGGTGAGGTAAAGCCgcacacagcagcagagaggtgAGCCTGTGTGGAAGACAAGTGTTCACTCTCAGAGGGGAAGTTGAGACAGCAAGATTCTCGtcctcaaacaccacacacttcCTGTCTAGAGTGTCTGACTTTAGCAAATGGTTTAATTGGCCAAAGATTCTTAGTAATGTATTGACTTTTTTGGCAGCAT from the Electrophorus electricus isolate fEleEle1 chromosome 26, fEleEle1.pri, whole genome shotgun sequence genome contains:
- the micos13 gene encoding MICOS complex subunit MIC13, coding for MTKVLPVVKLATKVAVAGGAVYVAYDSGLLGGGEEGAVALSKATAAIPPAVNEWAKYFGFEFPAAPKVEFSPVDAWNSGVKKSIHALSVAPTVLCDYTSQGLQYLKDLTK
- the LOC113576206 gene encoding uncharacterized protein LOC113576206, giving the protein MAVMTQLLLAALSPYLALSAYLDVGIVNGTEAKPHSRPYMVSVQKDGQHICGGFLVSEHFVMTAAHCWKGEKKLTVVLGAHDLSKKDPALVHMTVKFYHVHPMYNSNTLSGDIMLLQLNKKAKKSKRVNWISIPKKEAAVKAKACSVAGWGRQADKGPVSVCLLEANVSVLDKKICQQWTRPSSSMLCAGGPEGFCQGDSGGPLVCKNTAVGIVSFYIGKCTAQSRLNVYTQISKFLPWIKALLKRFECLSRGEMFTMRAMHRLLLAAALSSLAYNATYGGSIIHGVKAKKNTLQFMASVQLNRKHICGGFVIDSRHVLTAAHCNKSGNMSVVLGAKNIKALAENLQRYTVKKSYIYPSYDNPKTGGDIMLLKLSKTIARNKNVKIIQIPSKDKQVKANTKCLIAGWGKTETQNTVDDLRMTDVRTVDLKLCQKKWRDMNVELPAAALCAGGYKTKSGACQGDSGGPLVCNNVAVGIVSFNFKRNCDYPNLPNVYTEISKYRDWIKKIIGQRV